A stretch of Triticum aestivum cultivar Chinese Spring chromosome 1D, IWGSC CS RefSeq v2.1, whole genome shotgun sequence DNA encodes these proteins:
- the LOC123180535 gene encoding BTB/POZ and MATH domain-containing protein 1, giving the protein MNRPVENTIVGSCVFQFKVDYELVKHLPTGMAFYSDAVSAGGHLWGIKFFPSGEYEADEEYVSIFLEHMSKSRSVGVIFEVFMMGRDSKPSMSLSHIRRLCQTFEIMEDKDSSDCWGWGKFLERTTLEKDYLTGRHVTFACAIMIIDDSCVPVPPSDIGTHLGRLLDHADGTDVSFIVDNETFHAHRAVLAARSPVFRAELFGPMSEATMPSITLHDITPATFKVMLRFIYTDELPLEDELEDSSTEMFQNLLAAADRYALDRLKIVCAQKLWDKVSVDTVATILAWAETYNCQELKNRCIDFFVVEENFKKAIFTDGYALLVLKFPEIIAEMKKRV; this is encoded by the exons A TGAACAGACCCGTGGAGAACACCATTGTGGGCTCTTGTGTCTTCCAATTCAAAGTCGACTACGAGCTAGTCAAGCACCTTCCCACCGGTATGGCCTTCTACTCCGATGCCGTCTCCGCCGGGGGACACCTGTGGGGGATTAAGTTCTTCCCGAGTGGGGAGTACGAGGCCGACGAGGAGTATGTTTCTATCTTCCTGGAGCACATGAGCAAATCTAGAAGTGTCGGGGTCATCTTTGAGGTGTTTATGATGGGTAGGGACAGCAAGCCATCCATGTCATTGTCACACATACGAAGGTTATGTCAAACCTTTGAAATCATGGAAGATAAAGACAGCAGCGACTGCTGGGGATGGGGCAAGTTCCTCGAACGAACTACTTTGGAGAAAGATTACTTAACAGGGAGACACGTCACATTTGCTTGTGCCATCATGATCATCGATGACAGTTGTGTTCCTGTCCCTCCTTCAGACATTGGGACCCATCTTGGTCGCCTGCTAGATCACGCTGATGGGACAGATGTGTCATTCATCGTTGACAATGAGACATTCCATGCTCATCGAGCAGTGCTTGCTGCCCGCTCACCGGTCTTCCGAGCAGAGCTCTTCGGCCCCATGTCCGAGGCTACAATGCCATCCATCACGCTGCACGACATCACACCTGCAACATTCAAAGTTATGCTCCGGTTCATATACACAGATGAATTGCCCCTAGAAGACGAGCTTGAGGACTCTTCCACCGAGATGTTCCAGAACCTGCTTGCTGCGGCCGATCGGTATGCACTGGACAGACTGAAGATTGTTTGCGCCCAGAAGTTGTGGGATAAAGTGTCGGTAGATACAGTTGCAACTATCTTAGCTTGGGCTGAAACCTACAACTGCCAGGAGTTGAAGAACAGGTGCATTGACTTCTTTGTGGTGGAGGAAAATTTCAAGAAGGCCATCTTCACCGATGGTTATGCGTTGCTGGTTCTGAAATTCCCAGAGATCATTGCTGAGATGAAAAAGAGGGTTTAG